One Candidatus Nitrososphaera evergladensis SR1 genomic window, CGTCATGCACAGCGCGACTTCAAAGAGGAGGATAGAGGTTGAGGCAAGAAAAGCGACATAAACTGCAGTTGTTCTACGAGATCCTCTGCGCCATCGAAGATGATGCGGCGCACAACGAAGTCGCAAGGCCGACCCACGTGCAGCACTCTACGCGGCTTTCGTACGACAAGATGATGAACCACTTCTCAGAGCTTGAGGTAAAGGGCATGATACACAGGGTGAGCGGCCTCGTCGCAATCACGGCAAAGGGGAAAAAGTTTGTCGAGCAGTACGACGAGCTGACCCGGCTTATCGAAAGCGCCGGCCTCTAGAACAAGAGGCTGACTGCGAGCACAAAGCCGGTTATACGCGAGTACGTCACGGCAGAAGACATGGCCGGCACAAACTCTTGCGCACTTGCGGGGTTTTTCCTCACTGCAGAAATTGCCTTGATTGCAAATGGAAGCGACGCAAAGCTGGCAAGCGAATAGACCTTTGTAAAGCCGAGGAAAATGCCTGCCACTATCAGGGCGTACGCCGCAATGATGAAGATTGGAAAGGCTTGCACTGCTTTTTGCTTGCCCATCAATATCACAAGCGTCCTGCGGCCCTTTGACTTGTCGGCATCAAAGTCTGGAAAAGAGTTGACGAAAAGCACCGTCGCCGACAAGAGGCCGACAATGACGCCGACAAAAATCGCGGCAGGGTCAATCAGGCCGGTCTGCACAAAGAACGTGCCAAGCACTATCATGGCGCCCTTTATTGCGACAAACAGTTCTCCAAGGCCCGAGTTGACTATTGAAGTCGAGTAAAAGTAGATGGCAACCACGGCAAAGCCAAGTATGGCTGCAATTGTCACGCCGCGTACTGCGACAAAATACGCGCCGACTGCGCCTCCCAAGATAAGAAACATGACGCCGGCGGTGTAGACTGCCTTTGGGGTAAGGACGTTCTCGGGAAGCACGCCGGTCCCGCCGGAGAACTTTGTCCTAGTCGTCGCCGAGTCGATGCCCCGCTTGTGGTCCCAGTAGTCGTTGAGGAGGTCGACGCTTGCGTGCAGGCACGCGACACCGGCGTAAGTCAGGCCGGCGTACAGCGGGTCAATAGTCCCAGACTTCCAGTAGGCAATCGCCAAGCCGTTTGACACGGCAATGACAGACGCAAGCAGGAACCTGATGCGTATGGCCCTAAGCCAGCTGGAAAGCAACACCAACTACAAGATCTTTAGCAGACGCGGTGCCTTCTATGTTTTTTGAAAAGGTTCATTAATGATAGTTTTGCATGCATTTCCAATGGCAGAGGCATACATTCTCATCAATTGCGAACTTGGTTCTGAAGACAACGTCATCAAGGAACTGAAGGCAATATCCGGCGTCTCGGAAGTAAAGGGCGTCTTTGGAGTCTATGACATTATCGCCAGAGTGAACGCGTCAAACGACGAGGACTTGAAAAAAGCTGTCGGCAAGATCCGCGGCCACCACGGCATCAAGTCAAGCCTCACCATGATGGTAATAGAAGGACAGGGCACGTAGAGCTACCTGCCCTCCCTCCCCCCTCCGTGCTACATTTCTTTTAAACATCCTGCGATAAACAATTCTTGCCTGTAGAACGTTGCCAACGATTCTTCCCAATCCCCCGATTGGAGTGTTCTACAGGCTCACCCCCGATCTATGGCTCGATTACGCCGGTGGTTTCAAGAGGCTTGCGGCCCATGAACCCTTCGTCCTTACCGTGCCAGAACTTGATTTCGTCCTCGCCGGCCTTCCAGCACAGCCACACCTCCTCGTCAAAGCGCTTTGAGGGAAAATCAAGCAGCCCCTCGTCCACGCTCTTTAGCATCACGCCCGTCGCCTCTAGCGTCTCGATAGCCTTGTATAGGTTGGTAATTGCGGTGTTTAGCTCTTGCTTCTTTTTCATAAAGCGCTCAAAATCGCTGCCAGAATCGACTATCATTTGCAGTTCCTGCTGGAGCACCATCACATGGTTTTTCTGCGCGACAATGCCGGCAAACATGCGCTTTACCTCCGGCAGTGCCTTGTTTGCCGTCTGGGGCGTATAGAGCGTAAACATTATTCACCCTTGAGAGCGGCCAGCATTAATTTATGCCTAGCGCACCTTTTTCTAGATGCCGTACGTGGCCTGGCCGCCGCTGCCGTCTCCGTCGCTCTGCGCTTCAACCGAGGTCTTGTCCCTCTCTTTTGCCCTTGCGACAAACGGCTTGGCGGTGATGGGCGCCATTATCGTAGTCGCAAAGCCTATGGCGACTGCTACCGAGAACAGCGTAATGTCGATGATGCCGGCGGCAAAGCCTATTGAGGCTATTACAAGTTCAACCATGCCCCTCCCGTTCATGAGAAAGCCGATTGCAATGCTCGTGTCCTTTGAAAACCGCACAAGCCTTGCGCCAAGGTAACTTCCGCCTATCTTGGCCGCTACTGCCACTGCAAGGAGCGCCAAAAAGAGGGGTATCGCGTTTACAAGCGACTTTAGGTCCATGTCGATGCCAATGATTGCAAAGAAAATGGGCGCAAAGAACCCAAACGTGATGGCAGAGATGATGTTGTAGACCCTGTCAAAGTTCTGCTTGCCGATTATCTCCTTGTAGATGATAAGGCCGGAAAAGAAGGTGCCTATGACAAAGTGCAGGCCGATGTCTTGCGCGATGAGCGATACTGCAATTGTGGTTATCAAGAGTATGCCAAACGCCGCCTCCTTTGTCTGCAGCTTTTTGAAATATGGCTCTACCCGGGCAGGCAGCCAGTGGCTGGTGCTGCGCAAGAGCAGGTCAAACAGGAATATCCCTGCAAGGAACGCTGCTATCTTGGCTCCGGACCACGCAATGGCTCCGACGTCCATTACGACCTGACCCGCACTTCCTTCGGCTCCGATCTGGAGGACGATGGAGAGCACCACGAGCGACAGTATGTCGTT contains:
- a CDS encoding winged helix-turn-helix domain-containing protein is translated as MRQEKRHKLQLFYEILCAIEDDAAHNEVARPTHVQHSTRLSYDKMMNHFSELEVKGMIHRVSGLVAITAKGKKFVEQYDELTRLIESAGL
- a CDS encoding prenyltransferase produces the protein MLSSWLRAIRIRFLLASVIAVSNGLAIAYWKSGTIDPLYAGLTYAGVACLHASVDLLNDYWDHKRGIDSATTRTKFSGGTGVLPENVLTPKAVYTAGVMFLILGGAVGAYFVAVRGVTIAAILGFAVVAIYFYSTSIVNSGLGELFVAIKGAMIVLGTFFVQTGLIDPAAIFVGVIVGLLSATVLFVNSFPDFDADKSKGRRTLVILMGKQKAVQAFPIFIIAAYALIVAGIFLGFTKVYSLASFASLPFAIKAISAVRKNPASAQEFVPAMSSAVTYSRITGFVLAVSLLF
- a CDS encoding cation:proton antiporter, coding for MAAEELFVSVIIILVAARVLGELFQRIKQPPLIGEILAGVLIGPSVLGIVQHGPSLDVLSDLAVFFLMLLAGLEMDPKEIRRVGKYAIVISLIAFFVPFASGTLVAQAFGLALSQSLFMGLLLSITAVPVSAIVLMQFGILRSKLGNIVITAAVINDILSLVVLSIVLQIGAEGSAGQVVMDVGAIAWSGAKIAAFLAGIFLFDLLLRSTSHWLPARVEPYFKKLQTKEAAFGILLITTIAVSLIAQDIGLHFVIGTFFSGLIIYKEIIGKQNFDRVYNIISAITFGFFAPIFFAIIGIDMDLKSLVNAIPLFLALLAVAVAAKIGGSYLGARLVRFSKDTSIAIGFLMNGRGMVELVIASIGFAAGIIDITLFSVAVAIGFATTIMAPITAKPFVARAKERDKTSVEAQSDGDGSGGQATYGI
- a CDS encoding DUF2203 domain-containing protein, with protein sequence MFTLYTPQTANKALPEVKRMFAGIVAQKNHVMVLQQELQMIVDSGSDFERFMKKKQELNTAITNLYKAIETLEATGVMLKSVDEGLLDFPSKRFDEEVWLCWKAGEDEIKFWHGKDEGFMGRKPLETTGVIEP
- a CDS encoding Lrp/AsnC ligand binding domain-containing protein, whose translation is MAEAYILINCELGSEDNVIKELKAISGVSEVKGVFGVYDIIARVNASNDEDLKKAVGKIRGHHGIKSSLTMMVIEGQGT